The following proteins come from a genomic window of Trifolium pratense cultivar HEN17-A07 linkage group LG4, ARS_RC_1.1, whole genome shotgun sequence:
- the LOC123919923 gene encoding alpha carbonic anhydrase 7-like, whose translation MAKLSSLVLIFGLLTTLVLLTSYQAMSQEVEDESEFNYDEESEKGPQHWGDIKPNEWFLCKNGTMQSPIDLSNQTVKIVSNLGVLQINYNPSNATLKNRGHDIKLELIANTSSLQINGTRYILKQLHWHSPSEHTINGKRFDLELHLVHQTPSGKTAVIGVLYKTGLIPDPFLALLTKDLVAISNSTGAERAVGVVDPRLTNFNRIHYYRYMGSLTTPACTQNITWTVVKEVKSVTKEQIELLQVAVHDESNTNARPLQPLNNRLVQLNYFGPALGPTA comes from the exons ATGGCAAAGCTTTCTTCCCTAGTTTTGATTTTCGGATTATTAACAACACTTGTTTTGCTCACATCATACCAAGCCATGTCTCAAGAAGTTG AGGATGAGAGTGAGTTTAATTATGATGAAGAGAGTGAAAAAGGACCACAACATTGGGGAGACATTAAACCAAATGAATGGTTTTTGTGCAAAAATGGAACAATGCAATCACCAATTGATTTATCAAATCAGACGGTTAAAATTGTATCCAATTTAGGAGTGCTTCAAATTAACTACAATCCCTCTAATGCAACTCTTAAAAACAGGGGTCATGATATCAAG cTGGAACTGATTGCAAACACAAGCTCTCTACAAATAAATGGAACTCGGTATATACTAAAACAGTTACATTGGCACTCTCCCTCTGAACACACCATAAATGGCAAAAG GTTTGATCTAGAGTTACATTTGGTGCATCAAACTCCATCAGGAAAAACTGCAGTGATTGGAGTATTGTACAAAACTGGATTAATACCAGATCCTTTCTTGGCATTG CTAACAAAGGACTTAGTGGCAATTTCTAATAGTACAGGGGCAGAAAGGGCAGTTGGTGTAGTTGATCCTAGGCTAACTAATTTCAACAGAATTCATTATTACAGATACATGGGTTCACTAACTACACCAGCATGCACTCAGAATATTACTTGGACAGTTGTTAAAGAG GTTAAATCTGTTACAAAGGAGCAAATCGAATTGCTTCAGGTTGCTGTTCATGAT GAATCAAACACTAATGCAAGACCATTGCAACCATTAAACAACCGCTTAGTGCAGCTCAACTATTTTGGGCCGGCACTTGGCCCAACAGCATGA
- the LOC123919925 gene encoding lysM domain receptor-like kinase 4 yields MGTNLVFIHNKIMIHLMFISLICITSCYSQQPYDISNCFSNETHPGSRYTCNISTRETCKTFLVYRANQNFKTISQISNLFNKTTNEILQINNLTSSSQILKQGKEVLIPIECTCSEQFYQAEFSYKVLENSTTFSNIACEVFEGLVKHLTLSDENQSQLQGNEPKIDDVLHVPLRCSCPKKNVSNLKRVIKYFATYPLIQGDNFDILIKKFGFSLDDFLEANQLQSTFSSIFPNTIVLIPLRDENGSIKIFDIPDSPSPPPNFLPTNPFVTHGSTQPSNLYISGPIIGFVLIIITLIASGFYMKKLRKSDVVIDSFNPKITSNSNSLYSPMRASTTSCLSPDFLVGIKYCLLNYHIEEIEKATNFFSDMNKIGDFVYKGLINDIEVMVKRLRFEDTSEVIDLHSRINHINIVNLIGVCYGEGDVISWSYLVFELPKNGCLRDCLINLDPCNSLSWLRRTQIAFDIATCLYYLHYCSFPSYAHMNVNSRNIFVTENWRGKLADVGGVSNNLLHGIVSQKVDIFAFGVVLLELISGRENLDGKLMKDCVGFLLGEGSEGGGCFEGLRSFVDPNLKEYSLPEALCLCFLAKDCVKDDPLLRPSMDDIMKVLAKMV; encoded by the coding sequence ATGGGAACTAATCTTGTATTCATCCATAACAAAATCATGATTCATCTTATGTTTATTTCATTGATATGCATAACTTCATGCTATTCTCAACAACCTTATGACATTTCCAATTGTTTTTCAAATGAAACACATCCAGGTTCAAGATACACATGCAATATTTCAACACGTGAAACATGCAAAACATTCTTAGTATATAGGGCCaaccaaaatttcaaaaccATTTCACAAATCTCAAATCTCTTCAACAAAACCACTAATGAGATTCTTCAAATAAACAACCTTACATCTTCATCTCAAATACTTAAACAAGGTAAAGAAGTTCTTATTCCTATCGAATGTACATGTTCTGAACAATTTTACCAAGCCGAATTCAGCTACAAAGTTCTTGAAAACTCAACAACATTTTCAAATATTGCTTGTGAGGTTTTTGAAGGATTAGTGAAACATCTAACACTTTCTGATGAAAACCAATCACAATTACAAGGTAATGAACCAAAAATTGATGATGTTCTTCATGTACCACTTAGATGTtcatgtccaaaaaaaaatgtctctAATCTTAAAAGGGTAATAAAGTACTTTGCTACATACCCTCTTATACAAGGagataattttgatatattgattaAGAAATTTGGTTTCTCACTTGATGATTTCTTAGAAGCTAATCAATTACAAAGTAccttttcatcaatttttccTAATACAATTGTTTTAATTCCATTAAGAGATGAAAATGGTTCAATCAAAATATTTGATATTCCAGATTCTCCTTCTCCACCTCCTAATTTTCTTCCAACAAATCCATTTGTCACACATGGATCAACACAACcatcaaatttatatatttctgGACCTATCATAGGTTTTGTATTAATCATCATAACATTGATTGCAAGTGGATTCTACATGAAGAAATTGAGAAAAAGTGATGTTGTTATTGATTCCTTTAATCCAAAAATTACTTCAAATTCAAACTCTTTGTATTCACCAATGAGAGCTTCTACAACTTCATGTTTATCTCCTGATTTTCTTGTTGGAATAAAGTATTGTTTGCTTAATTACCATATTGAAGAGATAGAGAaagcaacaaatttttttagtgATATGAACAAGATTGGTGATTTTGTTTATAAAGGGTTAATCAATGATATTGAAGTGATGGTTAAGAGGTTAAGATTTGAAGATACTAGTGAGGTAATTGATTTACATTCAAGAATTAATCACATTAATATTGTGAATTTAATTGGTGTTTGTTATGGTGAAGGTGATGTAATTTCTTGGTCTTATTTAGTTTTTGAGTTACCTAAAAATGGTTGTTTAAGGGATTGTTTAATTAATTTGGATCCATGCAATAGTTTAAGTTGGTTAAGAAGGACACAAATAGCATTTGACATAGCAACATGTCTTTACTATTTACATTATTGTTCTTTTCCTTCTTATGCTCATATGAATGTGAATAGTAGAAATATATTTGTGACTGAAAATTGGAGAGGTAAATTAGCAGATGTTGGGGGTGTATCTAATAATCTTTTACATGGAATAGTTTCACAAAAGGTTGATATTTTTGCATTTGGTGTTGTTTTGCTTGAGTTGATATCTGGAAGAGAAAATTTGGATGGAAAATTGATGAAAGATTGTGTTGGTTTTTTGTTGGGGGAAGGTAGTGAAGGTGGTGGATGTTTTGAAGGGTTGAGGAGTTTTGTGGATCCAAATTTGAAGGAGTATTCTCTTCCTGAGGCtctttgtttgtgttttttagCTAAGGATTGTGTGAAAGATGATCCTTTGCTTAGGCCAAGTATGGATGATATCATGAAGGTTCTTGCAAAAATGGTTTAG